From one Planococcus citri chromosome 3, ihPlaCitr1.1, whole genome shotgun sequence genomic stretch:
- the sfl gene encoding bifunctional heparan sulfate N-deacetylase/N-sulfotransferase, which produces MKKYSSFGRFFNFRSHIRIGSSFGYVHLHKNLSVRRFIFVLFFMSVLSIFYYTQHLNSSIPSFLMRKRTYLKPSIQCSYLNRRPKMHMVEHTHRSSARLRIDPKVLVLVETTYSRLGKEIAELLVHNRIKYRLEVAGKSLPVLTNLDKGKFGVIVFENFNKYLQMDKWNRELLDKYCREYGVGIVGFIPPTEQKITEQLRGFPLVIRTRLQLKDATLNAASPILRLTRAGETVWGTLPGDDWSIFESNHSTYEPLAWAHNNSEAVDEGRPQLLTTIIQDRGEFDGIQRIMFGSSLRFWLHRLLFLDSLSYLSHGQLSINLERLILIDVDDIFVGEKGTRLRPDDVVALLETQERIQKLVPGFKFNLGFSGKYFHHGTTEENLGDDLILEHIQNFTWFSHMWNHQQPHLYQNQTQLESDMVLNKKFAKEYGIPTDCSYSVAPHHSGVYPVHEPLYSAWKRVWNIKVTSTEEYPHLRPARLRRGFIHRGIMVLPRQTCGLFTHTIFIERYPGGRLKLDESIQGGELFQTIVYNPINVFMSHMSNYGNDRLALYTFESVVKFLHCWTNLRVASAPPLQLAEKYFKMFPEETDPVWGNPCEDPRHLKIWTRKSCDQLPRFLVIGPQKTGTTALYTFLSMHPNISSNFVSPETFEEIQFFNGRNYYKGLEWYMNFFPVVNSTSTQFLFEKSATYFDGESVPKRAHALLPSAKLVTILISPAKRAYSWYQHTRNHGDSVALNYTFHEVITANDTAPKHLRDLRNRCLNPGKYAQHLERWLSFYVPQQLHIIDGDMLKINPVLVMDQVQKFLKITPLYDYSKYLRFDTRKGFYCQVLGNHTKCLGKGKGRLYERMEEKSLKFLQRYYLSHNTALVKLLKRLGYRSVPQWLKDDLSDTSPS; this is translated from the exons TTTTTTGATGCGAAAAAGAACTTACCTGAAGCCATCGATACAATGTTCGTATCTGAATCGAAGACCGAAGATGCATATGGTCGAGCATACTCATCGATCATCGGCGCGATTACGAATCGATCCGAAAGTTCTGGTGTTGGTTGAAACCACCTATTCCAGGTTGGGCAAAGAAATCGCCGAGTTGCTGGTCCACAATCGAATcaa GTACCGACTGGAAGTGGCTGGTAAATCGTTGCCCGTATTGACGAATCTAGATAAAGGAAAATTCGGCGTTATTgtgttcgaaaatttcaacaaatatttACAAATGGATAAATGGAACAGAGAGTTGTTGGATAAATATTGTCGAGAATACGGCGTCGGAATTGTCGGCTTTATACCGCCGACCGAGCAAAAGATTACAGAACAGTTACGAGGATTTCCGTTGGTGATTCGTACTCGACTTCAGTTAAAG GATGCAACTTTGAACGCAGCTTCGCCTATTTTAAGGCTGACTAGAGCTGGTGAAACGGTTTGGGGCACTTTGCCAGGTGACGATTGGTCTATCTTCGAGTCTAATCATTCGACGTACGAGCCTCTCGCATGGGCTCATAATAATTCCGAAGCTGTCGACGAAGGAAGACCTCAACTTTTGACTACGATTATTCAG GATCGCGGAGAATTCGACGGTATCCAAAGAATCATGTTCGGCTCAAGTTTACGTTTCTGGTTGCATAGATTACTGTTCCTCGACTCGTTATCGTATTTGAGTCACGGCCAACTCAGTATTAACTTAGAAAGGTTGATTTTAATCGACGTTGATGATATTTTCGTCGGCGAAAAAGGAACTCGTTTACGACCCGATGATGTTGTG GCGCTGCTCGAAACGCAAGAAAGGATACAGAAATTAGTTCCgggattcaaattcaatttaggATTTTCCGGTAAATATTTCCATCACGGAACGACCGAAGAAAATTTAGGAGATGATCTTATCTTAG aacacattcaaaatttcacttggTTCAGTCACATGTGGAACCACCAGCAGCCTCACCTTTACCAGAATCAAACTCAGCTAGAGTCAGATAtggttttaaataaaaaatttgccaaa gaGTACGGTATCCCTACAGATTGCAGCTATTCGGTGGCACCTCATCATTCGGGTGTGTATCCGGTCCACGAACCGTTGTATTCGGCTTGGAAACGTGTATGGAATATAAAAGTCACCTCGACCGAAGAGTATCCTCATCTGAGACCGGCTCGCTTACGTAGAGGATTCATTCATCGTGGAATTATG GTACTTCCACGTCAAACTTGCGGCTTGTTTACGCATACCATATTTATAGAACGATATCCGGGCGGTCGTTTGAAACTAGACGAGTCAATACAAGGCGGAGAACTATTTCAAACAATAGTTTATAATCCG ATCAATGTGTTCATGAGTCATATGTCGAATTATGGAAATGATCGATTGGCGTTGTATACTTTCGAATCTGTCGTCAAATTTTTGCACTGTTGGACTAACCTGAGGGTGGCTAGTGCGCCTCCGTTGCAGTTGGCCGAGAAGTATTTCAAGATGTTTCCGGAAGAGACGGATCCTGTTTGGGGG AACCCTTGCGAAGATCCtcgtcatttgaaaatttggaccagAAAATCGTGCGATCAGCTGCCTCGATTTTTAGTCATCGGACCTCAGAAAACTGGCACAACCGCATTGTACACGTTTCTCTCGATGCATCCGAATATATCGTCGAATTTCGTTAGCCCGGAGACATTCGAAGAGATACAGTTTTTCAACGGACGTAATTATTATAAAGGATTAGAGTG GTACATGAATTTCTTTCCTGTGGTGAACAGCACCTCGACTCAGTTCTTATTCGAAAAATCTGCCACGTATTTCGATGGCGAATCTGTACCGAAAAGAGCTCATGCTTTGTTACCTTCAGCTAAATTa gTAACTATCCTGATTTCGCCAGCGAAACGAGCCTACAGTTGGTATCAACATACGAGAAATCACGGTGACTCCGTAGCATTGAATTACACTTTCCACGAAGTAATCACAGCTAACGATACAGCACCTAAGCACTTGAGGGATTTAAGAAATAG ATGCCTAAATCCTGGTAAATACGCTCAGCATCTCGAAAGATGGTTATCGTTCTATGTACCGCAGCAATTACATATCATAGACGGAGATATGCTGAAAATAAACCCGGTTTTGGTGATGGATCAAGTgcaaaagttcttgaaaataACACCTCTTTACGATTACTCGAAATATTTACG TTTCGATACGAGGAAAGGATTTTATTGCCAAGTGCTTGGCAATCATACGAAATGTTTGGGTAAAGGAAAAGGCAGACTGTATGAACGAATGGAAGAAAaatcgctcaaatttttacaa cGTTATTACCTGAGTCACAATACAGCTTTAGTAAAACTACTAAAAAGATTAGGCTACAGGAGTGTTCCTCAGTGGTTAAAAGACGATCTCAGCGATACTTCACCTTCATGA
- the LOC135840632 gene encoding uncharacterized protein LOC135840632: MGLPPNFADDFAKLMGDVSGIKSSVEKIQTDVDKIISDIQNLQSTTNDHKNRLQDLEEENSELWNKIEEMEQYSRKNNIIINGIPYQEDENLHTIIKNLGDKLETNVSEGDINATHRLPTKKRGQIPPIIVRLNKRSVKDQMIRKSREKRINSSDLDFSQQPPRPIYVSEHLTSFSMSLLSKGVELKKKKLIAGAWSNDGKIFIRPKENDKPIQITQEDQLAKYEHKKGQAKQTAKSKHK; this comes from the coding sequence ATGGGCCTGCCTCCGAATTTTGCTGACGATTTCGCGAAATTGATGGGAGATGTATCAGGTATTAAATCATCTGTTGAGAAGATTCAGACTGACGTTGATAAAATAATAAGTGACATTCAAAACCTCCAGTCAACAACTAATGATCATAAAAACAGATTACAAGatttggaagaagaaaacagTGAGTTAtggaataaaattgaagaaatggaGCAGTATAGCCGTAAAAATAACATTATAATTAATGGTATTCCATACCAGGAGGACGAAAATCTCCACACCATAATAAAAAACTTGGGCGATAAACTCGAAACTAATGTATCTGAAGGTGATATAAATGCCACTCACCGTCTTCCTACCAAAAAAAGAGGACAGATCCCGCCAATTATCGTAAGACTGAATAAAAGATCAGTGAAAGATCAAATGATCAGAAAATCCAGAGAGAAAAGGATCAATTCATCGGACTTGGATTTCAGCCAGCAACCTCCGAGACCAATTTACGTTTCCGAGCATTTGACTAGTTTTTCGATGTCACTGCTCTCAAAGGGAGTAgagttgaagaagaagaagcttATCGCTGGAGCTTGGAgtaatgatggaaaaatattcattcgtcCGAAAGAAAATGACAAGCCGATACAAATTACCCAGGAGGACCAACTAGCAAAATACGAACATAAGAAAGGACAGGCGAAGCAGACTGCCAAATCCAAACATAAGTGA